Within the Meriones unguiculatus strain TT.TT164.6M chromosome 2, Bangor_MerUng_6.1, whole genome shotgun sequence genome, the region AAACAATTACCTTGTATACGTATTATTTTCCCAGTAATAAAGTTTCACAAGTGCTAGTCTTAGTTATTGGAATTAACAGAACCTTGACACTTTCCCAAAACCTAATCAGTAAATGTTGTTTCCACTCACCTATGCAGTTCTTTAATAGTGGATCAATAGGCTGAGGATGATCAGAAATAGTAAACTTCACAGCTGTAACCACTGAGCTTCGGGCATATGATGATCCTAATCAAAAACAaattccaagtctactgatatgcACACCACTAATGTCcataaatgacattttaaaatcttgTCACAAAACCACCAATGTCTTCAACAGTGTAAAATTCTCACTGTCCCaaaaggctggcctcaagctcttaCGATACTAAATTAACAGTTTTCTTACCTTAAAACAATCttactaaattttaaaagaaaaactgtcttCTATGAAGGAGTGCTCCATGGAAGCAGCAAGAGGACTTAACCCTCACAAAAGGGACTGATTAAATCTGTAACatttatgaaattttaaattaagtaatattttaattactttatgaATTATCACCATTTATTCTAATTAGATAAACACTGattaaaaaatcttttctaatttttgtatttaaactcagtatattttttttcaattttaacatAATAGATACTACCAAGGTCTTCACATTAAATTCAAGAGTTGTCTTTCTCTACATTTTAAATCAAACTAGTAATATAAAGAACTAGATCACACTTATTTAAGCATTACCCAATTAGACTTTATCCTTCTCAGGAACAAAGTACCTTTGACTATTACTCCATATTATAACACACGCTAGTGCTTTTTCATCACATACTTAGCtttaaacctcttttttttttttttttggtagatggTAGCTCCTCATAAGGTATCTTTCAAAACAACTGTCAATAAGTTCTTATAGGTAAGAAACTCGATACTCACCTGATATCAAATACCCTTTAAGCCGCGGAAGGAGAGTTTCAGGATCAATAAGAGTGAGTTTCCCTAGACATTCAGCAACAACATTTCTCGTGCCTTCCTCTGCACACTCACAGTGCTTTAGCAGCAAGGCCCAGATGTTCTCAACATATGGCTTAAGGCCTACCACCGATGCAGAGCTAATAATTTCCTTCAGGGAATGAAGCAGAAGATACTGCCTTTTGGGCTGACTAGTTATTTCTTGTAGTACAAAGGGCAGATACTCAGGAAGGTTGCCTACACTAATGCTGCCTAGTGCATAGGATGCAGCCGATTTAACTTCTTCACTAGGAGATGAGAAAGCCTCTAGTATTACAGATTTTAATTCCAACTGCCCACTTAAGTCAATATGATGTCCAACTTCTCCAAGAGAAAGGAGTGCTAAGAGACGAATGGAATCTGTAGACCTTGAGTTCTTGACATCTTGAATAAACTGACCTACGACAGCAGGTCCCTCTTTAGGGCATGCTCGGGTAAGAGCAGCTACACATTTGGCAATGGAATAATAAGACTGCTTATGAGTAAGAGCCGTGCTCTGAGAGTAAACTGGACCCGTCAGCATGCGCAGCAGATCCATGTATCCTAGATTGTTTGTTCCAGTGACAACCAGAGCTTGGAAAAAGTCTAGCATGGCACTGAGAGCTCCTCCCTGCAGCAGAGGTGACCTCACAAGTCCAATCAGTTCATTGAGAATAGACCCACTTATCTTTGAAAGAGAGGAAGGATACACTTTTGCCAGGGTAGTAAGAAAACTGATAGCCATCTGTGATACATGCATATCACTCTCGCTGATAAGAGGAGGGAGCTCATCTAAGACCGCATCAATCATGGCAGCCGTCAAGCTGTCACTATAGTTTTTAATTAGAATATCTAGGGCAGAAAGGGTACCCAGTTTTAAAGCTCTCTGATTCTTCCTGAGAAATGAAGCAAGGATAGGAACTCCTTCTCCCAGAACAGGCCTCAGATCTATCTTCAAAGGTGACCCAGCAATCAGGGTCAAGGCTTTCACTGTTGTTAGTCGGGTGATTTCATTCTTCAGTCTCTCCAAGAAAATCTGAAGTGTATTTGATAAGTCAGTACCCAAATTGTCTCCAAGGTTGCAAATAATTTGTCCCATACAGGAAATAGCCCTTTCCTTGACTTCCTGATCAATATCAGCTGCTTTTAATCGCTTAATTGTACAGGTGAAAAGATCTTTGATGTAAGGAGTTGCATCAAATGAGGAGGGCTGATCTAGAGGACGGATCACTTTGACAAGCTGCTGAGTGACGAGAAGGGCTTCTGATGTGATCTTATAAAATGGGTCTCCAACACAAGCCACCACAGGAGGGACCAGAGCCTGAACATGAGGATGAAAAACTTGAGGCGAGTGGTTACAAAGGATTACATATAGGCATGACAATGCATCAATCTTCAGATTCGATGAGCTGGATTTATCATTCAATGAGAAAATGATTCCTGAAAAGCCAACAAAACATCTAATCATTTCTATtcagttttcagaaaaaaattattaaccaACCCCTCAAAGATTATTAAATTTTCCATCTGCATTACATAATTTCTAAAGTGGGAGACACTTTACAACCTATAGAAAACATTAAAATCCTTTACTTACAACGATCTAATTTCATGCATTCAAAATGGTCAGGTTAAAAAGTTTTATGTACAGATTGTCACAAACTACCCCCGTAAACCAAACAATTAAGCTTACTCAAGTGCTAAAATAAAAGGTGCTTGGTAAGTACCCAAAGACATTTTACGCACCTGGTACAAGTACAGGAATGTGTTGTGTTAGTGCCCCAGGTAAGACATTTACCAGTTCAGTTAACATGTTAAAACAACACTGTCGGGTCTTTACACTcttctctttcatctgtttgtGCAGAGCTTTAACAATGTTGGGAACCTGCAATTATAACACACATTAGCTAGTTGATCCAAAGGTACTTCCTCCACATATTTAATATGACTTACAGGAAATGTCTGTCTTTCAGTTAAATTTCCAATTCATCTCTCCAATACTACTCCTCAGACAGGCACTATTATACAGCAACCAAGTTTAAATTTATTGCATGTATTGTGCATACACTATTGTATCTATATTTGCTTGACACCATCAGGCAACTGGAGAAAAGCTTCCTAAAAATCAACTAAGTCCTCATTGATTAGAATAATCTCCaaccaaaaatttaaacatatattttatacACAGAAAAATCCAGAGAGCAACTTATGAAGAAATATCCATCAAACTggtgttttctctttttagtttgCTAGCACAATGAAAAACACTACATCTGAAACATATAAGCAGCAGGGATAAAAATTCAGAGATAACTGATCTGAACTTTCTAACGTTTAGCAAAACTTAAATACAGTCTTTACTAACAAGTCATGGATGCAAGGTCATGAACAGgtatctgaaaataaaaatagtaacaaaGTAGAAAAAGATTAAAACATCCTCTCTTCAACACATACAAATCTCATAAATAAAAGTGATCTGAGAAATAGAGACCACAAAGAATTCATGCTTCTACTGAACAGTTTCCCTATGCTCGCtgcttctatgtatgtatgtatgtatgtatgtatgtatgtatgtatgtatgttgtatCCATTCACTCACCCACCCTCCACCTACTTTTATACCACCCTCTTTTATAATTAATCTCcatatttactttttgtttttttgttcgagagaggatttctctgtgttgccttggctgtcctggtctcactttaaGGACCAGgcaagcctcaaactcaaaatgatccacctgcctccctgagtgctgggtttaacagcatgtaccaccacgccaACTACATATTTACTTTTGTTAACAACTTCAGCTTCAAAGTTTATTTGCACTACTTAAAAATAAGACTACAGCAAGTTTAGGTCAGCTTGGACTACAGCatgagaccaaaacaaacaaacaaacccaaaactaaggcaaaacacacaaaaatctgTTTCCTAGAGTTGATATAGGAATTACGGATGAATAGGAAAATACCCAGTATGAACACATATTCATCAAATGGGAGTAATGGTGACTTAATATTCAGGGCcttagggagaaaaaaagaatgctaTGTTATTAGTAAGAACTATAGTCAAGCACTTACATATAGTAAAGCATACACTAAAAGTATACTGGTCATTTCATCTGGCACAGCCCTGGGTAGGTACTTCTCAGTAAATCCTATTACAAATGATTAAAAGCAATGCTTAATAAAATGACTACCTTGTCCAAGATCACACAAATTGTGAGTGAAGCTGGTTATATAATCCCACAGCTCTGAAATCTCTATCGGTATCAGATAATTTCCTGAATCCTGGTTTACAAGTAACACAAGCACTCATTAGCTCGGTGTCTCTCTAACTGTGGCATCCCGCCTTTCCTAAGAACAGctgtacaccaccactgccagtgGCTTTCAAAGCACATGTGTTCACTGACCTGACTCTGAAGCATTGTTAAGGGTGTTTCTCCCTGTTCCATTGCATCAGGGTCACACAGCCAACTCTGCACAGGACGAGTTTGCTTCAAAAGAGAAAGGTACGCATGAAAAACATCTGCCTTTACATTTTCTTCACGCTCTTTAAATCTGGATATCAGTGCAGGAGAgacggtcttgtagaattctggaAGCATTTCATGCCTTGTGCTAACTACGGCATCCAGGCACTTAGCAGCTGCGCGTCTCACTTTCCAGCTCATGTCATCATCATCACTGTATTCATCATCACTCCCTAAAGGGAAGTTTTAATGTTGAACAGGCTATTAATGGTACAGAAAGCACATAATTTAACATAGAAAGTGAACTGCCATTTTTACCCAAGACAGTTAGTTAATCTAGCTCTAACATCTACAGCAATAGGCTGTCTAAAAAAAGCAGAATGCAAAATACATACAGAACTTACTAAAAAACCATGACTGTTTTAATTGGCTAAGCACTGTCTATGATGAAAGTAATGAACCGTGGCTTGCTTACAATCTTTTCATCAAtacattgacttttttttaaactcataAGTTTCTTAACCTTTGAACCAATCAAGActcagtagaaagaaaaaaaaaatcaatgggcATTTATAAGAACTATGAAACAAGATTTGGTTACAGATGTAGTAAAAAGAATAGTTATGATTAATTTTCTGCAAGAAGAAAGAATCCTAACACAAGCTTCATACATAGCTTCTTACTTAACCTCATGTGCTTTCAGAAACAGACATTTTTTTCCAACTTTTTATGAGTCTATCTGAAGAGACTGGACATCCATCATTCATTAAGAAATGCTTGCTGTTTAAAAACAGATTACCAAACTAACATTACTAATTGAACACTCTGGCATGTTCAAACTGACAATTTTATTGCACCTACACATTTGATTGGACATGTGAAGTCTTTAGAAATGATTTTGTAACCCAAGCAGGCTGATCAGTTGGATTACATGAAGTTAGAAAAGACTAAAAATTCTACAGTTATCGTGACGGCCTGAACTTATTCAACAAGAATCTCTTTATTCTTAGGTAACTGTTACCAGGAAAATGACTCCTTAGTGCTTGACTGTGTGCCTAGATAAGTGGGAGACAACAGCACTTTAATGGTTTCTATTTCAAATAGCATAGTGTCAGCTAGCTGGACCTCAGAGAATTCTAAGATGTATTTTTTTCCAATCTCCAAATGATTTAATGTCATTTATTCTTAGTACACTAATAGGAAAATTTAACCAAATACTACTAAAATACAAGGCAGATTCATTTAACaatacttatttaaaaattacaagGTACTGCCAAGATAGACTCATCTAtttaacaaacaaagaaaaaaagccataTTCTTTCTTACATCATCATATAAGAACTGCATCCTAGAAATACATGCTTAATAGAAAATTAACAAATGCCTCAGTCACTGAAATTACAACACCACGGCTGAGTGATACATATTATATTTAGTCCATCTAATTTTAAAGCAGCTGAATGACTTGGGTTATTTGGCATAATAAACACCAACTCAAAAGCTAAAACATACACTTCACTCCTAAAGTTTCTCTTCATTAATACAACATGCTTTCACATTATCAGTGTGGGCCAAGCATTATCCTAGACACTACACTGAAGTCAAAGCAATCAAGGTTTAATCTTCTAGTCTTCATGAGGATTGCATTCTAAGAGCTGGAAGATAATCACTTACAATATGCATGAAATGATTAAGTGttttaagataaaaatgtatAAGATCATGCTAAGTGAGTGAAAGCTTTGGGGTATGAGGGATGAAGGATTTCTTTTAAGATACAAAAGACTAAAGAAGAAGGTTATGAGGGGCTGAAGAAAGGGCAGGGATAAGATGCTTTAACTATGCAATCAGTAATATCAATTACACAGTCACATATGAACCCAGATTTGCAGGAAAGGTATATAGCTGAGCTAATTAATACTGATACTACACACAGACTAGGTGAGATCCAAAGAAAAACTCAAGAGTTTTACAGGTAAGTACAAGGACTCAGCATATCTATATTTAGAGATTACAGAGATTAGTAAGAACCAGAACAGAAGACAGACAGCACAGAAGTGTGATAGCCTGGTCTCTGAATGCTAAATGACAAAATAATAGTTAAACATTTGCCGGTATTTGCAAGTCACTACTGGACTGCATTCAAGACAGAAGGGAAGAAATGAATTTAACAGCACTTGTTTGAGAACTGTTGTGACAACAAAAATGGGCAGTACCTGCTGGAGTATAGGAATTGTGTGTGGGTATGGGTGCGCTTGTTTTTTAGATCAGTTAAGTTACAGATTTTATAGAAATTTATCTTTGGGGGGATGGTCTTGcccactgtgtattcagatgctgtttttttctatgccccaagatctggttgcagtccaaaCGTGGGCATAATCATGAAAAAAATCTCCTATATCAATGTCGTGTAAATAATGCACCCCAATTATCTCCGATTGGTTAATGAAGAAGGTGATTTAGCCAACAACTGGGCAGAGACTTCTGTTCCTAGTCCGGCGGTCTCAGAAAGAAGgtagaggaacagagaggaaggagttcacCATGAGGGGAGTTCACCATGAGGACAGAGTTATAGCAGAAGGCCAAGGCAAGACTGAGATGGCAAGCAAGCAGAATAACATAATTGGGATAGAATAGATGAATATCTGCCCAGAGCTTAAGCTTGCTGAATAAATCtcataggtctctgtgtcattaacTGGGAGCTGGGGTAGGTAAAGGCTTAAATTAGTACCCATTTAGTTCACACAAACTAAAAAGTACTCTAAGAGTAACAGGAAGCCCATCAATACATGTACTTGGTAATCAAaccatttaaatattttactataATTCttccaaacaaaaacagcaattgCTATACCCTTGAAATATTATTATAAATTGGTCTGACTTTAATCACATAAGCCACAGAAATATTTACCTTATTCATGAACCTTAAGCAGTACCTCAAATAATATTCAGGATTTTCATTATCAACCAAACTATGTATATCTTtagattcattaaaaaaaaaaaaaaaaaacttagattgTATAagtactttattaaaaaaaatataaacactaGACTGGGGATATAAACAGTAGAACGGTTATATAACCATGGTTAAGACTTGAATACCACAGGTAAAAAGACAACTCCTAAGGAACAAGACTGCTACAATTTGCAGTTAAGAATCATCTTTCCACCTCTAACACTGGCTTTTTATGAAACCATTGTTTATAACAGATTCAGAAACATTTTTGATAGATTCCTTCTATATAATCTGAAATACCTTGATCATCATCATCTCCTCCATCAGCATCCATAGcattttcatcttcatcttcatcatcataaTTATAATTTGGATCATAGGTAAGATATTTTAGACAAATGTTTATAATGGTAGAAACATGAGGATAAACTTCCTTAGGGCACCTAAATATAAAGATAAAGAGTTGCtttaaacacacacccacacatacccacacacacacatacgcacacaaacTGCATTTTTCTCCCTGCTTCAGTTATTAGCAATAATAGCAAAGTGGAAACCACTTACATTTTTACCTTATTAGCTTcatgttttaaaagatttaccTTTCAAACAATATTTAATTTTAGAATGTGCATCCCCACACATATACCATATACATATTTTAACTGTGTTGTTTAAGTGGGAGTAGTATAGAGATTCTTAAGCCATTAGTGAACATTTATTTAGCATAGTCTTCTCTCACTGTATGTTAGGAATCAATAAAAATTCACATATGCTCACAGAACCAAAATTAAAGGGGCAATTTGTGGTTCTTTATAAATTGAACAGAAACGAATCTCAACATTTGTAATATTCAAATTTTGGCATGGAGGCTAGAGGGACACTTAGTGGTTAAGGGAActaactggctgctcttgcagagaacccgggTTCAATCACacccacctttaattccagttcaatgagcaccaggcacaaacgatacagacatacacatattccaaacacccatatacatcaagaaataaaatatttttaaagtagcaTGACTATAAAATATTCCACTAAACTGTGAGGTAAAGGGCAAAGTCCAGACCAAAACCAGTTAAGATTTGGACACCAATTAGATGATATTAGCCAAAGGCAAACATTTAGCTAATATTGATTCCACACACTTTTTATgaagatttaaaagaaaattaagagtCAAAATTTTCTAGGTTGAGAATAATTGTACTCTCAAAATACAGGTATTTCAAATCTAAAATGTAAGGTAGAAAAGGCAATTTACTatgcttctctttggaaaattCACCGTGTTGTTCTGGAGACAAACTATATTACACTCATATTTCTTCCCTTTTAGAGAGGTAAAAGTTCACTCTAACAATGCCAAACATTTTCAAAGTAATTGAAGCTACTAGACTTTATAAGATGACATTTGCTACAAATATTTTATTAGCCATCAATAATTAATGAATAATTACAATACACCTGAAATCCTATGTTATTTCTCTTATCTTAATAACTATTCTATTcttaaggaaaaatatttttaaataaaaagatctTAAAAACTTACCTTCTCACAAATGATTCAAAAGCTTGAATGCAGTATTCTCTTAATTCATCATCATCTACATTACAAAATTTTACCACCAAAGGAATTATCTTCTCAAGGTATTCACCTAGGAAAAGCATACTGCTTCTTAAATCTACACACTTATAACATTTTTTCAGAAGTTTTAGGTAGCCACTTGGTGAGAGGGCTCAGAGGGTACCCTGCCTGATAAACAGGCCTGCAAGCCCGAGTTTGACCCCGAAACCCATGTACAGGTAGCAGGAGAACTGACTGGGGCTGCTCTTTGAACTATACATGCATGGTGAGCCACACATGCATCACGCACAAACAGCATGAAGAAGAAGAGACAAGTTTGGAACACTGAAAAATGTCTTACCTATCCTATGGCCAGCTTGCCTACTAATAGCAGCAATACATTGAATGTAGGTCCTCGTTGTTGACATGGAGTCATTTTTGGACAACTCCGACAGCAGATGTTCAATAAGGTCTACAAAAACTATATTTCCACAGCTCATAACTAGATGGCCAAGAGCAATAATGGTTCTTTTCCTCACTGCAAGTCTAGGACTGGTCAGCTGGGGAAGTAGACAGGTCAGAATTGAAGGATGGAAATTGACAAGAAGTCCTCcttgccttaaaaaaaagaaagaaaaaagcagaaagaatataATTCAGCATGCCAGAGCACTACTAGATATCCAGACTCTGgactcaaaaaatatatatatatttagggcACAAATTAAGTTGAAATAAATCTGAATtcacaatgaaaagaaaagctaAGTTTTCACTTCCTCTATCAATGTAACCAAAAACCCTAAGCAAAATGTATCTGAGAAGTATTTTCCCAAATAACTCTTAGAAGGCCTCTATTACCTACTACAGACTGGCTAGCCAAATGGCTggcaaaacaccaaacaaaacaaaatacacaatGATCTTGTCACTTTCCTCCTTTCAAGACTTCAATGTATTTTATCTATTGAGTCCTGTTTGTGAATACCTATGACACCAAACAACCCAGAATCTCTTCACCCCCTTCTCTTGTTCTCTTCTCTATCCATGTCATACTCAGTTTTATTGGTTCACTTTCTCCCAAAAATCACTTTTCCCAATTACCTCAACATGCAGAGCTAAATTAGCCAATGCCATACTATCACATGCCATCAGTGCCGGTAAGCAAATCACATGTGGGACAAAAAGCCTGGGTTATCACTGTTCATCAATTAAACATACATTTCTGCCCACCTCAGCAGAACCCCAGTCCACCAAAGGGCTGCCTTTGTATTCACTCCATATCCTGGAAAATGAGATTATAACATCTCTGCTTCAACATTCTTCCATGTATGCATTCTACACCTCAGCACATTTAATTAGCTGTGCCATTATTTCCATAAAAAGCTTCACTGAATATAGTCCCAGACTCCCTTTGGCCTTTCAGCCATTTCCATTGTTATCTCCTAAAATAAACATGTAAGTTTAACTAAACTACATTAACTACAAATAATTTTCATAAAAATGAAGTTGCTAAAGGTTGTCCTTTGTTCAACTGCAGACTTGTGACTTCCCCTAAAGAACCTCCTCACTTAagcagattaactgaactaagaacACTAGAATAAATATAAACTGCTAAGAACAATTTGAATAATCACGAACTTCTTCAGAATCACAAAACATCTGCGACACGAAAGTATAGCTTACATTTCCTTTACCCAACCACAGAAATCTAAGCCAAGTTTTATTACATTAACCAAAGAAAATTTTTAATCATGaacataatatttataatattcacAACACGAGGAAATAATGGACACATTTACCTGCTCAACATATCAGCCATAATATCCAAGGCTTCTAGCTGAACAGAAACATCTTCCTGCTTTGCTATCGCACTGGTAAGGCGTCCAGTAATCTTTTTACATACATTAGCAGCTAGTGCAGAGCCTgcaagaaaagtaaataaaaatttcaaagtatGTTAAATTCATATCTGCACTAGCTACCAAATATTCAACAGGCTAAACTTGTTCAAGACACTTAAGGGATCCTTGCTaagaaacaaagttaaaaataCTGTATCTAACCAAGAATCAGAAGTAATGGCTGTCAAAGAGACACAGGAAAAGAGACAAATATTACTATTCACATTTTGCTGGGCAACTACTGAACAAATGTTGGCTACCAAGCCTGTAGTGTGTGTGGCAATCAAATCTCTAGATGGAAAAGCATCAAGAATTGTCTGTTCTTGAGTTCTATCAACAGCCTTTCAGTTCTGGTGCATTTACACTCCAATACTTAAacagtttctttaaaagaaaaagtaacaggTTTAAGCTCTAATGCAGTCACTTCCAACAAATGGAGAaatgtgtgcatgcgcacacacaggcatgcatgcagccCCTCACTTTAAAGCAGGTCCTGTGTTACAAAGGCTAGGAAAGGTAACTCACTGTGAAAG harbors:
- the Cand1 gene encoding cullin-associated NEDD8-dissociated protein 1; its protein translation is MASASYHISNLLEKMTSSDKDFRFMATNDLMTELQKDSIKLDDDSERKVVKMILKLLEDKNGEVQNLAVKCLGPLVSKVKEYQVETIVDTLCTNMLSDKEQLRDISSIGLKTVIGELPPASSGSALAANVCKKITGRLTSAIAKQEDVSVQLEALDIMADMLSRQGGLLVNFHPSILTCLLPQLTSPRLAVRKRTIIALGHLVMSCGNIVFVDLIEHLLSELSKNDSMSTTRTYIQCIAAISRQAGHRIGEYLEKIIPLVVKFCNVDDDELREYCIQAFESFVRRCPKEVYPHVSTIINICLKYLTYDPNYNYDDEDEDENAMDADGGDDDDQGSDDEYSDDDDMSWKVRRAAAKCLDAVVSTRHEMLPEFYKTVSPALISRFKEREENVKADVFHAYLSLLKQTRPVQSWLCDPDAMEQGETPLTMLQSQVPNIVKALHKQMKEKSVKTRQCCFNMLTELVNVLPGALTQHIPVLVPGIIFSLNDKSSSSNLKIDALSCLYVILCNHSPQVFHPHVQALVPPVVACVGDPFYKITSEALLVTQQLVKVIRPLDQPSSFDATPYIKDLFTCTIKRLKAADIDQEVKERAISCMGQIICNLGDNLGTDLSNTLQIFLERLKNEITRLTTVKALTLIAGSPLKIDLRPVLGEGVPILASFLRKNQRALKLGTLSALDILIKNYSDSLTAAMIDAVLDELPPLISESDMHVSQMAISFLTTLAKVYPSSLSKISGSILNELIGLVRSPLLQGGALSAMLDFFQALVVTGTNNLGYMDLLRMLTGPVYSQSTALTHKQSYYSIAKCVAALTRACPKEGPAVVGQFIQDVKNSRSTDSIRLLALLSLGEVGHHIDLSGQLELKSVILEAFSSPSEEVKSAASYALGSISVGNLPEYLPFVLQEITSQPKRQYLLLHSLKEIISSASVVGLKPYVENIWALLLKHCECAEEGTRNVVAECLGKLTLIDPETLLPRLKGYLISGSSYARSSVVTAVKFTISDHPQPIDPLLKNCIGDFLKTLEDPDLNVRRVALVTFNSAAHNKPSLIRDLLDSVLPHLYNETKVRKELIREVEMGPFKHTVDDGLDIRKAAFECMYTLLDSCLDRLDIFEFLNHVEDGLKDHYDIKMLTFLMLVRLSTLCPSAVLQRLDRLVEPLRATCTTKVKANSVKQEFEKQDELKRSAMRAVAALLTIPEAEKSPLMSEFQSQISSNPELAAIFESIQKDSSSTNLESMDTS